GCGACGAGAGCCGTAGCAGGCGAACCGGACCGGTTCATCACGAGATGCGCGACGTCCGCCGGGATGTAGAGGTAGTCGCCTGCCTCGACGTTGACATGGTCTTCCAGCTGGGGCCCGAAGAACATCTCCGCACGACCTTCCATGATGTAGGCTGCCGTCTCGATGCCTCGGTGGAGGTACATCTGGGCCCGGGCGCCGGGCTGCAGAACCAGCACCGTCA
This portion of the bacterium genome encodes:
- a CDS encoding cupin domain-containing protein, producing MATGERASGTEIRACRVVRSGEAYQGKQGLTYLRGLTGATVGSNAFCMTVLVLQPGARAQMYLHRGIETAAYIMEGRAEMFFGPQLEDHVNVEAGDYLYIPADVAHLVMNRSGSPATALVAHTAANDQEGIVLLPELDSLIS